One stretch of Bremerella cremea DNA includes these proteins:
- a CDS encoding EutN/CcmL family microcompartment protein, with protein sequence MFIAKVTGSVIATQKVDTMVGHRLLVVEPYRLEAKDRQSLVTTGRTFVAVDMLGSGVGDFVLITQGSSARLTPETKSLPIDCVVIGIVDRAHVDSLCIYDRAKDESSDEPPKQPAKPKAKPAPVKKKATAQQPESQQQPSENDSES encoded by the coding sequence ATGTTTATCGCCAAGGTAACCGGTTCGGTCATTGCCACACAGAAAGTCGACACGATGGTCGGCCACCGCTTATTGGTGGTCGAGCCGTATCGATTGGAAGCGAAAGATCGTCAGTCGTTGGTCACCACCGGTCGTACCTTCGTCGCCGTCGATATGCTCGGTAGCGGCGTGGGAGACTTCGTGCTGATCACGCAAGGTTCAAGCGCTCGATTGACGCCTGAAACCAAAAGCCTGCCGATCGATTGCGTCGTGATCGGAATCGTCGATCGAGCTCACGTCGATAGCCTGTGCATTTATGACCGGGCCAAAGATGAGTCGTCCGACGAGCCGCCGAAACAACCAGCGAAGCCGAAAGCCAAACCGGCTCCGGTGAAGAAAAAAGCGACTGCCCAGCAGCCTGAATCGCAGCAACAGCCATCCGAGAACGACTCAGAGAGTTAG